TGCCGACCTTGTCGACCACCGCGGTGATCAGGACGGCGACGGGCGCGGTGGCCTCGCCCATGGCGTTCGGCAGCCAGGTGTGCACCGGCCACAGCGGCGCCTTGACGGCGAAGGCGAAGAAGAAGCCCAGGAAGAGCCACCTCTCCATGCCCGTCGACATGTCCAGCGTGCCGTTGGCCCTGGCCTCGGCGATCTCGGTCAGCGAGAAGGTCCCCGCCGACACGAACAGACCGATGACGGCGGCCAGCATGATCAGGCCGCCGGCCAGGTTGTAGAGGAGGAACTTCACGGCCGCGTACGACCGCTGGGTGGCTCCGGCCTCGTCGCCGCCCGCGTGGGCCCGGTCCCCGAAGCCGCCGATGAGGAAGTACACCGGGATGAGCATGGCTTCGAACAGGATGTAGAAGAGGAAGACGTCGGTGGCCTCGAAGGAGAGGATCACCATCGCCTCGACCATCAGGATCAGGGCGAAGAAGCCCTGCGTCGGCCGCCAGCGGGAGCTCTTGGTCTCCAGCGGGTCGGCGTCGTGCCAGCCCGCGAGGATGACGAAGGGGATCAGCAGGGCGGTGAGCGCCAGGAGCGATACGCCGATGCCGTCGACGCCCAGTTCGTACCTGACCCCGAAGTCGGAGATCCAGGCATGGGACTCGGTGAGCTGGTAGCGGTCGCCACCGGGCTCGAAGCGGACCAGCGCGGTCACCGCCAGCGCGAGCGTGGCGAGCGAGAAGGTCAGCGCGATCCACTTGGCGGCGGTGCGCCTGGCGGCCGGGACGGCCGCCGTGACGATCGCGCCGATCGCGGGGACGGCCGCCGTCGCCGTCAGAAGGGGGAACGACATCTGATTACACCGCCCTCATCAACAGGGTCGCGGCGATGAGCACTGCCGTACCTCCGAACATCGAGACCGCGTAGGAGCGGGCGTAGCCGTTCTGCAGCTTGCGCAGCCGGCCGGAGAGCCCGCCGAACGACGCCGCGGTGCCGTTGACGACACCGTCGACCAGGGTGTGGTCGACGTACACGAGCGAGCGGGTGAGGTGCTCGCCGCCGCGGACCAGGACCACATGGTTGAAGTCGTCCTGGAGGAGATCGCGGCGGGCGGCGCGGGTGAGCAGCGAGCCGCGCGGCGCGGTGACGGGCACCGGCTTGCGGCCGTACTGGAGATACGCGACGCCGACACCGATGAGCAGCACCACGACCGTGGAGGCGGTGACGGCCGCCGCGCTGATCGGCGGGTGGCCGTGCTCGAACTGGGTGACCGGCTCCAGCCACTTCACGAACGACTCGTTGAGCGAGAAGAGACCGCCCGCGAAGACCGAGCCGAAGGCGAGGACGATCATCGGGATCGTCATCGACTTGGGAGACTCGTGCGGCTTCGGCTCGTTGCCGTCGGCGTCGGGCTGCCAGCGCTTCTCGCCGAAGAAGGTCATCAGCATCACGCGCGTCATGTAGTACGCCGTGAGGGCCGCGCCCAGCAGGGTGACGGCGCCGAGGATCCAGCCCTCGGTGCCTCCCTTGGCGAACGCCGCCTCGATGATCTTGTCCTTCGACCAGAAGCCGGAGAGACCCGGGAAGCCGATGATCGCGAGATAGCCGAGGCCGAAGGTGACGAAGGTGACCGGCATGAACTTGCGCAGGCCCCCGTACTTCCGCATGTCGACCTCGTCGTTCATGCCGTGCATGACCGAGCCCGCGCCGAGGAACAGCCCCGCCTTGAAGAAGCCGTGCGTCACCAGGTGCATGATCGCGAAGACGTAGCCGATGGGGCCGAGGCCCGCGGCCAGGATCATGTATCCGATCTGGGACATCGTCGAGCCCGCGAGGGCCTTCTTGATGTCGTCCTTCGCGCAACCGACGATCGCACCGAACAGGAGCGTGACCGCTCCGACGATCACGACCACCAGCTGGGCGTCCGGCGAGGCGTTGAAGATCGCGCCGGACCGGGTGATCAGATACACGCCCGCCGTCACCATCGTCGCCGCGTGGATGAGGGCCGAGACCGGGGTCGGGCCCTCCATCGCGTCGCCGAGCCAGGACTGGAGCGGCACCTGCGCCGACTTGCCGCAGGCGGCCAGCAGCAGCATCAGGC
This window of the Streptomyces niveus genome carries:
- a CDS encoding NADH-quinone oxidoreductase subunit M; its protein translation is MSFPLLTATAAVPAIGAIVTAAVPAARRTAAKWIALTFSLATLALAVTALVRFEPGGDRYQLTESHAWISDFGVRYELGVDGIGVSLLALTALLIPFVILAGWHDADPLETKSSRWRPTQGFFALILMVEAMVILSFEATDVFLFYILFEAMLIPVYFLIGGFGDRAHAGGDEAGATQRSYAAVKFLLYNLAGGLIMLAAVIGLFVSAGTFSLTEIAEARANGTLDMSTGMERWLFLGFFFAFAVKAPLWPVHTWLPNAMGEATAPVAVLITAVVDKVGTFAMLRFCLQLFPEASKWATPVVLVLALISIVYGALLAVGQRDIKRLIAYASISHFGFIIMGIFAMTSQGQSGATLYMINHGISTAALLLVAGFLISRRGSRLISDYGGVQKVAPVLAGTFLIGGLATLSLPGLAPFVSEFLVLVGTFSVYPVIGIIATVGIVLAALYVLVLYQRTMTGPVNESVRDMPDLKLRELAVVTPLIALLLFLGVYPKPLTDIVNPAVEHTMSDVHKTDPKPEVEAAP
- the nuoL gene encoding NADH-quinone oxidoreductase subunit L, producing the protein MENLIALLIAAPLLGAGLLLCGGRRLDRVGHVLGTLLAAASFVIGVVLFADMLGRSGDDRTLHQHLFSWVPVESFQADIAFQLDQLSMTFVLLITGVGTLIHIYSIGYMEHDERRRRFFGYLNLFLAAMLLLVLADNYLLLYFGWEGVGLASYLLIGFWQHKPSAATAAKKAFLVNRVGDMGLSIAIMLMFTTFGTFAFGPVLESTGEASSGTVTGIGLMLLLAACGKSAQVPLQSWLGDAMEGPTPVSALIHAATMVTAGVYLITRSGAIFNASPDAQLVVVIVGAVTLLFGAIVGCAKDDIKKALAGSTMSQIGYMILAAGLGPIGYVFAIMHLVTHGFFKAGLFLGAGSVMHGMNDEVDMRKYGGLRKFMPVTFVTFGLGYLAIIGFPGLSGFWSKDKIIEAAFAKGGTEGWILGAVTLLGAALTAYYMTRVMLMTFFGEKRWQPDADGNEPKPHESPKSMTIPMIVLAFGSVFAGGLFSLNESFVKWLEPVTQFEHGHPPISAAAVTASTVVVLLIGVGVAYLQYGRKPVPVTAPRGSLLTRAARRDLLQDDFNHVVLVRGGEHLTRSLVYVDHTLVDGVVNGTAASFGGLSGRLRKLQNGYARSYAVSMFGGTAVLIAATLLMRAV